The DNA segment AACCCATTTATAGCCAAATAATATAATGTTCATAGCATCACCAAATAATATAAGTGTATTTTTATTAGATATATCGCCCGACATAGCTCTTTTACATAATCTCAACTCGAATCCCTAAACTCTTTGACCTACGACACATACTCGAGAATGAATAAACTAGATTCCGAACCCTAGCCATATGTCGAACAACTAAAATATATGATAACAAAATGCAAGCTATGTTAACCTACTTTATTGTTTGCTTAACATCACATAATGTTAGGTTTCTCAATCACAAACCATGCGATCCACATGATCCAAGTATTATTTAGTCCCATGCAATTGGCGACGTGGCGATGACGGAAGATGTCGACTTATCCCATGAGGTCAAGCTATATAACTATGCCGATGAGCTAACTCGATAAAATCGTTACTCCGTAACCACAAGCCTTGATGTTTCGATGCGTGATCTCATAGCCCATTTATAACTAAATAATATACGTAATGTTTTTAGTATCATCAATGACTTGAGATGGACCGAAGAATGAACCTCATTTGATTCTGAACCCAGTCATATTTCCAACAACTAGAATATGTGATAACAAAATACAAGCTATGTTAGCCTATCCTTAGCATCACTTAATGTTAGGTTTCTCATTCACAAACCATGCGATCCACACGATCCAAGCTTTAGTTCAAATCAACGAGGAACTCCATGACATGCACAGGAGTCCAAAATCTAATCCAACCCAAATTATTGTCCCATTAAAAAGCCGGAGGCTACAATCGACTACAACAACCAACCTTATATCGTCACGCGAATCGTCAAGCCAAATTATGAGAGTAGAAAAGAGGATGTCGACTCCGTACATTGTTATTATTATCATCTTCCCCATCACAAGAAAACAAAGACAGAATAAAACATATTCTAACTCTTCATTTCCTCCACCATCTCGTCTCGCTATACAAGTCATGCAAGTGATATTTTTTTTGGGGCCACATTTTCTCATCCGATAATATATTCTTAGGCAAAGTTGGCAGTCTTCATACGGAGGGTTGTCGATCAGTCGCTACATTCCAACGAGAACTAAGAAACATATATAAATCGGACGATGCAAGTACGGTGAAAGAGTGTTCAAATCTATGTTTTGTACGCTTCATAGGCTTCGGATTCTTCCTTCAATACATTTGTGTCATATATCATGCGTTTCCAACTTTTCTTTCTCATGTTTTTGTCTCGCATCACATCGTTGTGGGTGATGTGACTTTTTAGTTTTCAGGGAATCCGCAAAAATATATAGGTTGGGAAAACTAGTTTTTTTTTGACCTCCTTTGTTTACAGAGAGGATGGTttaggataagtaattagaagATTATCTCCGTGAGTAATTCTATTATAATTGAACTTCATTTCAATTAACTGATAACCGTTATCAAAATATCATATCTATAATGTATTTTATCTGATTAGATATGATTACATAATCGAATATATAAATCCCAAATCTTGTTTATCACTTCTTATACGTTCTTCTCAGGATAGATAGTGATGGTGACTTTTGCAACAGTCGTTATTATGACCATCACCATGACCTTCGAGAATGAAGGATTGAGTAATTGAAATGCTTTACTTTGTCAGCCATGCATTAATGGTTGTGAAGGTGATGGTTGCTGCTTCCTCGTTACTGGTCTCCCGTTATTGGTGAGAACTTCTTATCCATTTTTTGATTGAATGCATAGGACGATACGACTTAGTACAGTTGCGTGTCTATAATTAATTCTACAATTGAGATCGCAAAACAATGCTCGTTCGTAAGAATTATGGCAAAAGTATGGAAATATTAACCTACTTCACTCTCAAAGGAAGCTTCAGTGAAGATGGAAATATTGACCCGTGTAGGCACTTCGAGACGAATAAGAACACATGCATCGAAGACGTAAGAGGTGAATTCAACCTTTTTAGTGTTAGGGTTTGGAATTTTAGGGTCACTAAATCACGTTCAAGAATTTAGTTTCATGTTCCTCACATCAcctgttttgttgttgttgttgctgttgttttGTGTCTGACAATGATGTATCCAAAATAATTGGATACGTTACTTCAGCAATATTTGATAGAATATTATTATACGTAAATAAAAGAcatgcataaataaataatagattAAAATACTAGAGAGACAAAGTAAATAGTCAAAGAAGAAAACAAGTAGAAGTAGGCATCTCTATTGCatgaggaggaggatgatgacTCCTAAACGATTTTAACTTCCAAAGATAGCTAAGTTTTGTATATTAACGAGTGATAATTAAACTATGTGTCTTTTTCAGAAATTAAATATTGACTATCAAAAACAAATTAATCTAACGTCATAATGTTTCTATTGCTGATTAAACATAGTATATGTAATtccattatttattttctttgcgCTCTCACGATTGGATATTCTAAATGAAAGTAAATGGAGTGAGATCAATCGCAAAAGATGGTTATAGTAATGGGGAAGCCATGAATTCATTTTCTTCGATAGTGATAAGACTCGTCATCTtataatcatcaatcatgatgatgatgatatatatatatatatatatatatgtagaatcTCATTGTCGCTACAACGTCGTACATCCCACGCTTCAGAACCATTAGAAGGTCTAGAACTTATTCTTCAGGGTTTATGACGTTTaacgaggaaggaaggaaggaagggttGAGTAATTGACATGCTTTCACTTTTTGTCACACCAAAATGGCAAGAAAACATCATCTCGGCCATAATTCCATGGCTTTCGAAGGTGACGGTCGCTTCTTCTCGCTACAAGTTCCGCAGCCTCCGTCATCGTTCAAATTCGTGTCATCTTCTGAGAACGTCTCATatcttatttaatataataaatataataataatataaattagtatgtcaagtcaaacactaattcaattcatcatttaaagtttCTTCATTATGGACCAAACCTAGTATATATATAACTCCTTTAATCTTCGTCACGTGTGACGAATATTTTTGTGTGGAGTTATTTTCGATACAAatattcatcattcattttttttttaatctcacatACAAATATTTTCGATATTTTTCTCTATTTATGTGTGGAGTTATTTTCTTCCTCTtaacgtatgaaaatatgaaaatattaaCGTCCTTTACTCTCCGAAGAACATTTGAACATAGCGTACATGACATGTTGCAAAACATAAGAGTGTCAAACATGACTATGGTAGAGAGTTCTAGATGAAGACGAGCACACCCCACGAAGGCTTCAACCCAAGCACGCAGCCCATACGTTTACCTCGTGCCTCCTAATCGCATCACTCTCTTGACGATGACATACTTCGCTTTCATGCATTAATCGTATAATAACTTGTTTGACTCATCGCTATTGTATCCAAAATATTTGGATACATTACTTCAacaacatataatataatattataacatGAACGTATACGTCTCAGATGGGAATCCCTTTTTTCTTTTGCCTTACAATGAGACGTCACTGTATCCAAAACAATTGGATGCATTGCTTCAGCAGTCTTTGATAGAATCTTGTAACATGAAAATATACATCACAGATGTGAATCTTCCGATGATTATAACCACAGAATAAAAAGACGTTACAGGTAAACAAAGACATGCATCGATCAGCACTGATGCAACCATCGTGAAGCAATAggtgaataaataataaattaatagtcAAAGAGGAGAACACATAGAAGTAGACATCTCCATCATATGAGAGGAGGAAGatgaattctttcttcttcttcttcttcttcttcttctgtctcCAACATATTACAAGTGGCATCTGCTGCTGTGATACCACCTTTCTTGTGTTGGTGGCACATACTGTGACATCGATGACAGTGGTGGAGGATAAAGTTTATTCCATtataatcatcaatcatgattacATACGTGAATATAGAATCTCATAGTCGCTATTCAGTCGTACATCCCACAGTATCGTAACATATGGGGATGATCGCTGAGGCTATTATTACAAACGTGAACAAGTAGAAGAACAGTGTTATTCTAATGGTATTTGCCCCCAAGGTTTTGCCACCAGGTGAAGTGGCTCCTTCTTGCGTGCTGTTAGCCCGGGACTCTCCGTCATATCGAACTCATCTCTGGTCATGCCGAGGGGAAGCTCCCAGTCAAACTGATGAACAAGGTTTGCCAGTGCGACCTCCAAGGTGGCCACCGCGAGCTGCATTCCCGGGCAAATCCTTCTTCCTGAACCGAACGGTGTGAACTCGAAGTTCTTTCCTTTGAAGTCCAGGTCGCTGCTCATGAACCTCTCGGGCCGGAACTCTTCGGGTGCGTCCCAGTGTTTCGGGTCTCTGCCGATTGCCCACGCGTTGATCAGAACTCTTGTTTTCTTGGGGATGTGGTAGCCTTGGATCTGGCAGTCCTCGATGGATTCTCGCGGAAGCAACAATGGAGTGGGAGGATGCACCCGTAGGACTTCCTTGAGGACCGCCTTCAGGTAGACCATATCGTGCGTCTCGTCTTCTTTGACCATGTCTTTCCCTGCGGCTAATCCTCTCACCTCGTCCTGTAGCTTCTTCAGGGTCTCTGGGTGTCGAACGAGCTCTGCCATGGCCCACTCGAGGGCAGTGAAGGATGCTTCGACGCCAGCAGAAAACATATCCTGCAGAATGCCAGTGACTTAGCTTTCCAGAATCGAGTGGTGCTGTTCTTCCCATTAGGTCTTTTATTAGGCTTCCAAGAAAGCAAATCCTTAAAATCACTCAACAGATGTAATGGCTACATGTGATTTAAGAGGAAATCAAAGAAGAGTTAAGCCACAAGAAATTAATGAGTCAAGTCATGCATGAAGCCAAAAGTGATGGAGTCAATATATGTTGACTCGAGAAGCGAAACTACTAGAGAAAGAAGTTGAGCCATCGTGCCGTACGgggcgagaagaagaagaagaaggttatGAGAGTTTGGTTCGTGGTAAGGTTTCTTGACAGTGTCACTCGTCTTTGCTTCCTGATGGCAGCTGCGATTGCCAGCAAATGTCTCCTAGAACAATAACATGtctaagaaaggaagaatacatctTTCGCAGGGAAGAAGCTTACCCACAAGATCGCCTTCATCTGCTTCATGGTCAGGCAAAAGTCCTTCTCAGGCTTGTCAACCACATCAAGCAACTCATCCACGAAATCCCTCTCCTGCACCTCATCCCTGTTGAGTCGTTCGACATGATCCTGGATCATCTCATTCAGAGCAACATCCCATTCCTTGGCCACCTTTTTGGCGGTAGGGTTCAACCCGAGGATTCCATCCAAGAATCCCAACGAGGGGAAGAGTTCCTCGACGCAGAGCTCACGGAACGCGACGCCGTTGTCGTCGATCAGTTTGCTGAATAGCTGACATCTATCGGCGGCTCTGAAGCTTGTCCCTGAGACGACTCTGCCGACGATATCAGTGACGAAAGAGTTGATCACCTTGGACATGTCGATGAAGCCGGACGTCGAGGAAAGAGAAGCCCGAGAGATCTTTTGCATCATGAAGGCCACCTCCTCCTGTCGCAGAGCCCGATACGACTTCACCCTTTTGCCACTCAGGAGGTGGATGGTGCAGAGCTTCCTGGTGTGTCTCCAGTAATCGCCAAAGGGGGCGAAACCCACGTCATGGGTATCGTAGAGTATGGTTCTGACCGGCTTCAGGTCCGGCCGACTGGCGAAGGAGGTGTCATGAGTTCTCATGACCTCTTCGGCCATGTCGGCCGACGAGACCACGAGGGTGGGGACATGGCCGAAATGCAGCAGCATGAGCGGTCCATGCTTCTCGGAGAGGGCGGAGAGGGAGCGATGAGGCAGGGAGCCGAGCTGGAGGAGGTGGCCGAGCAGCGGCAGCTTGGGCGGAGAAGGCGGAAGCCGTCGCTTCTTGGAGAAGGCTCGCTTGGTGCCGAGGAGcaccaggaggaggaggagggcaaaGAGGAGCGAAGACGAAAGCATTGTCGATTGCCCTGAGCACATCTCGCTCCACGCGGTAACATCACACATAAATAGCCGATGCGAGGCAGGAGACCGACTCTGTTCTTAGTCGTACCCGTGCCGGACCGTTTCTGAATCGTTGAAGGGCGGCCGATCCCGTGGCTGCTACGAATCACGACACTCGGGTGTCGGTCACGGGCTGCTGCTACTGCGTGCGACCACTGAAACAGAGGTTATGCAAAAGCAAGGAGCCGAATTAAGTCAAGACTGCGGAATACAAGTTTAATACGCTGGtggatgatgagggtaataacgaCGATAAGATCCGGTCTAACGTCAGCTGCCCCAAACGACGTCTCACGTCTCCGTTGACCTGTCAGCATCTAGTCAACGTAGATCGGAACGCCAACCAAGacacattaacaccctgctcaggctcgatccctcacgtCATGCCAACATCGATGTCAGAtctaccagaagtacgatcctaCTCCATGCGGACAGACGCATTAGGCAACGATAaccctcactataaaaaccctcgcgctccgaggGAAAGGAGGGAGAGAGGGGCACACTggagaacagaaaaaaaaaaccccTGTAACCATTCACTAacatgatcgtcggaggggtcgagccgagctcCCCGACCTGacttgtgtgcaggtgcgagg comes from the Musa acuminata AAA Group cultivar baxijiao chromosome BXJ2-8, Cavendish_Baxijiao_AAA, whole genome shotgun sequence genome and includes:
- the LOC135620261 gene encoding cytochrome P450 71A1-like, with protein sequence MCDVTAWSEMCSGQSTMLSSSLLFALLLLLVLLGTKRAFSKKRRLPPSPPKLPLLGHLLQLGSLPHRSLSALSEKHGPLMLLHFGHVPTLVVSSADMAEEVMRTHDTSFASRPDLKPVRTILYDTHDVGFAPFGDYWRHTRKLCTIHLLSGKRVKSYRALRQEEVAFMMQKISRASLSSTSGFIDMSKVINSFVTDIVGRVVSGTSFRAADRCQLFSKLIDDNGVAFRELCVEELFPSLGFLDGILGLNPTAKKVAKEWDVALNEMIQDHVERLNRDEVQERDFVDELLDVVDKPEKDFCLTMKQMKAILWDMFSAGVEASFTALEWAMAELVRHPETLKKLQDEVRGLAAGKDMVKEDETHDMVYLKAVLKEVLRVHPPTPLLLPRESIEDCQIQGYHIPKKTRVLINAWAIGRDPKHWDAPEEFRPERFMSSDLDFKGKNFEFTPFGSGRRICPGMQLAVATLEVALANLVHQFDWELPLGMTRDEFDMTESPGLTARKKEPLHLVAKPWGQIPLE